Proteins from a genomic interval of Aquabacterium sp. J223:
- a CDS encoding DUF305 domain-containing protein: protein MGPEAAAKTTADRVFDASTGLLMNLFSLPSVAGLTTLLLSSSLVLAQSAAAPMGSGSRQMHEQMLGGMQKMQSMQFSGDTDKDFAMLMRTHHQLAIDMAKAEVENGKSPEMKAMARKTIAEQQKEIAQIDKWLSVNK, encoded by the coding sequence ATGGGCCCCGAGGCGGCGGCCAAGACAACCGCTGATCGCGTCTTCGACGCTTCAACAGGACTGCTCATGAACCTCTTTTCACTTCCCTCTGTTGCCGGCCTGACGACGCTGTTGCTTTCCAGCAGCCTCGTGCTGGCTCAAAGCGCCGCGGCGCCGATGGGTTCGGGCTCGCGGCAGATGCACGAGCAGATGTTGGGCGGCATGCAAAAGATGCAGTCAATGCAGTTCAGCGGCGATACCGACAAGGACTTCGCTATGCTGATGCGCACGCATCACCAACTGGCAATCGACATGGCAAAGGCGGAAGTTGAGAACGGCAAATCGCCCGAGATGAAGGCAATGGCGCGCAAGACCATCGCCGAGCAGCAGAAGGAGATCGCGCAGATCGACAAGTGGCTGAGCGTGAACAAGTAG
- a CDS encoding heavy-metal-associated domain-containing protein — MTCGHCASTLTKALKDADPQARVEIDLRQHLVRIEPAASDASELGDAIRDAGYTPVPVV; from the coding sequence ATGACCTGCGGCCATTGCGCCAGCACCCTCACCAAGGCGCTGAAGGACGCCGACCCGCAGGCGCGGGTCGAGATCGATCTGCGCCAGCACCTCGTGCGCATCGAACCGGCGGCGTCGGACGCGAGCGAGCTCGGCGATGCCATCCGCGACGCCGGCTACACGCCGGTGCCGGTCGTCTAG
- a CDS encoding DUF305 domain-containing protein, which translates to MKLLTTLVSALALAFAQVPAVADSPGQGRTARFEIEFMKLTIDHHYSALRMTELAAGTDMQRSPDIAASEGTAPTPGFGATPAKATLDDLKSLARRNNRMQREEIMTMQRFLRDWYGVDHQPRLREDGRAAIAVLERTPAGAAFNRSFYESFSRHHYMLLEPVNGCVTGTDLAHEDLRRECNMAWHNQTADIQMMRTELKKHFGIVDFQPFRGLDPLQPRDDGPRGGGQDNR; encoded by the coding sequence ATGAAATTGCTGACCACCCTCGTGAGCGCCTTGGCACTCGCCTTCGCCCAGGTGCCCGCCGTTGCCGACTCGCCGGGGCAGGGACGCACGGCCCGCTTCGAGATCGAGTTCATGAAGCTGACGATCGACCACCACTACTCGGCTCTTCGCATGACCGAACTGGCCGCCGGCACTGACATGCAGCGTTCGCCGGACATCGCAGCGTCCGAGGGCACGGCGCCAACCCCGGGGTTTGGCGCAACGCCGGCCAAGGCGACGCTGGACGATCTCAAGTCGCTGGCACGGCGCAACAACCGCATGCAGCGCGAGGAAATCATGACGATGCAGCGCTTCCTGCGCGATTGGTACGGTGTAGACCACCAGCCTCGCCTGCGGGAGGACGGCAGGGCCGCGATCGCGGTCCTTGAGCGGACGCCTGCAGGCGCCGCTTTCAACCGGTCCTTCTATGAAAGCTTCAGCCGTCACCACTACATGCTGCTGGAGCCAGTGAACGGCTGCGTGACGGGCACCGACCTCGCTCATGAGGACCTGCGCCGTGAGTGCAACATGGCCTGGCACAACCAGACCGCCGACATCCAGATGATGCGCACGGAGCTGAAAAAGCACTTCGGCATCGTCGACTTCCAGCCGTTCCGGGGCCTCGACCCACTGCAACCCCGCGACGATGGGCCCCGAGGCGGCGGCCAAGACAACCGCTGA
- a CDS encoding four-helix bundle copper-binding protein translates to MPHEIHQACIEACNACATACDHCFASCLQEQDVQMMARCIALDADCAAICRLAAGFMARGSEFAKQLCEQCAQVCQACADECAKHTMDHCQACAAACRRCAEQCRAMAA, encoded by the coding sequence ATGCCCCACGAGATTCACCAAGCCTGCATCGAGGCCTGCAACGCCTGCGCAACGGCGTGCGACCACTGCTTCGCGTCGTGCCTGCAGGAGCAGGACGTGCAGATGATGGCGCGCTGCATCGCGCTCGATGCCGACTGTGCCGCGATCTGCCGGCTTGCCGCCGGCTTCATGGCGCGCGGCAGCGAGTTCGCGAAGCAGCTATGCGAGCAGTGTGCGCAGGTCTGCCAAGCCTGCGCCGACGAGTGCGCCAAGCACACGATGGACCACTGCCAGGCCTGCGCAGCAGCCTGCCGTCGCTGCGCTGAACAATGCCGCGCGATGGCGGCTTGA
- a CDS encoding ArsJ-associated glyceraldehyde-3-phosphate dehydrogenase — MRVGINGMGRIGRLALRTAFGAAERPADDPRAGNRLQVVHLNELKGGAAATAHLLQFDSVQGRWREDLESEGDHALRIGQRRLGFSSHATAADIPWGELGVDLVLECTGRFLTPQTLQGHLDRGAKRVIVAAPVKVGDVLNIVVGVNHHLYDAARHRIVTAASCTTNCLAPVVKVVHEALGIRHGQITTIHDPTNTNLVVDAPHKDLRRARSAMLSLAPTTTGSATAIALIYPELKGKLDGHAVRAPVLNASLTDCVFELQRETTAPAVNALFEQAARGALAGILGVETRPLVSADYARDTRSAIVDAPSTLVTDGTLLKVYAWYDNEMGYACRMVDLACHMADLGL; from the coding sequence ATGAGAGTTGGCATCAATGGAATGGGCCGCATCGGCCGTTTGGCGCTGCGCACAGCCTTCGGCGCCGCCGAGCGGCCGGCCGACGACCCGCGCGCCGGCAACCGGCTGCAGGTGGTGCACCTCAACGAACTGAAGGGCGGGGCGGCGGCGACGGCGCACCTGCTGCAGTTCGACAGCGTGCAGGGCCGCTGGCGCGAGGACCTCGAGTCCGAGGGCGACCACGCGCTGCGCATCGGCCAGCGGCGCCTGGGCTTCTCGTCACATGCCACCGCGGCCGACATCCCCTGGGGTGAGCTGGGCGTGGACCTGGTACTGGAGTGCACCGGCAGGTTCCTCACGCCGCAGACGCTGCAGGGCCACCTCGACCGCGGCGCGAAGCGCGTCATCGTCGCCGCGCCGGTGAAGGTGGGCGACGTGCTGAACATCGTCGTCGGCGTCAACCACCACCTGTACGACGCCGCGCGCCACCGCATCGTCACCGCCGCCTCCTGCACCACCAACTGCCTGGCGCCGGTGGTGAAGGTGGTGCACGAGGCCTTGGGCATCCGCCACGGCCAGATCACGACGATCCACGACCCGACCAACACGAACCTGGTGGTCGACGCGCCGCACAAGGACCTGCGCCGTGCCCGCAGCGCGATGCTCAGCCTGGCGCCCACCACCACCGGCAGCGCCACCGCCATCGCGCTGATCTACCCCGAGCTGAAGGGCAAGCTCGACGGCCATGCGGTGCGGGCGCCGGTGCTCAACGCCTCGCTCACCGACTGCGTCTTCGAACTGCAGCGCGAGACGACGGCGCCGGCGGTGAACGCGCTGTTCGAGCAGGCGGCCCGCGGTGCGCTGGCCGGCATCCTGGGCGTCGAGACGCGGCCCCTGGTCAGCGCCGACTACGCGCGTGACACCCGCAGCGCCATCGTCGATGCGCCCTCCACGCTGGTCACCGACGGCACGCTGCTGAAGGTCTACGCCTGGTACGACAACGAGATGGGCTATGCCTGCCGGATGGTCGACCTGGCCTGCCACATGGCCGACCTCGGCCTCTGA
- a CDS encoding arsenate reductase ArsC, with the protein MSDKVYQVLFACTHNSARSIMAEGLLNSLAGGRFRAHSAGSHPSGIIHPLALHTLRRMRIPVDGFRSKDWAEFAQPGAPAMDFVFTVCDNAAGEVCPVWPGQPMTAHWGVADPAAFVGNEEQTERVFWDTALVLKRRIELMLALPLQSLDRLAIQREVRDIGGR; encoded by the coding sequence ATGAGCGACAAGGTCTACCAAGTGCTCTTCGCCTGCACCCACAACTCTGCCCGGTCCATCATGGCGGAGGGGCTGCTCAACAGCCTGGCGGGAGGCCGCTTCCGGGCACATTCCGCCGGCAGCCACCCGTCGGGAATCATTCATCCCCTAGCGCTGCACACGCTGCGGCGAATGCGCATTCCAGTTGACGGGTTTCGCAGCAAAGACTGGGCGGAGTTCGCCCAGCCCGGCGCGCCGGCCATGGATTTCGTCTTCACCGTCTGCGACAACGCCGCTGGCGAGGTCTGCCCGGTCTGGCCCGGTCAGCCGATGACCGCGCATTGGGGCGTTGCCGACCCCGCGGCCTTCGTTGGCAACGAGGAGCAGACCGAGCGGGTGTTCTGGGACACCGCGCTCGTGCTCAAGCGCCGCATCGAATTGATGCTGGCTTTGCCACTGCAGTCGCTGGACCGTCTTGCCATCCAGCGCGAAGTGCGCGACATCGGCGGTCGGTGA
- the cueR gene encoding Cu(I)-responsive transcriptional regulator — protein sequence MNIGEAAKASGVSAKMIRHYESVGLFPQATRTESGYRRYGDNEVNTLRFIRQSRDLGFSIEQIRELLGLWQNRRRPSRLVKALAEAHINELDAKLREIQAMKATLQHLVQGCHGDDRPDCPIIETLSSEHGVAASASPNGVSPRRRGLRQGMS from the coding sequence ATGAACATCGGCGAAGCCGCCAAGGCCAGCGGCGTGTCGGCCAAGATGATTCGCCACTACGAGAGCGTGGGCCTGTTCCCGCAGGCGACGCGCACCGAGTCCGGCTACCGGCGGTACGGCGACAACGAGGTGAACACGCTGCGCTTCATCCGCCAGTCGCGCGACCTCGGCTTCTCCATCGAGCAGATCCGCGAGCTGCTGGGCCTGTGGCAGAACCGTCGGCGGCCAAGTCGCCTGGTCAAGGCCCTGGCCGAGGCGCACATCAACGAGCTGGACGCCAAGCTGCGGGAGATCCAGGCGATGAAGGCGACCCTGCAGCACCTGGTACAGGGCTGCCACGGCGACGACCGCCCCGACTGCCCGATCATTGAGACGCTATCGAGCGAGCATGGCGTCGCGGCGTCGGCGTCGCCAAATGGCGTCTCGCCACGTCGCCGTGGGCTGCGCCAAGGAATGTCATGA
- a CDS encoding helix-turn-helix transcriptional regulator: MDEKAAVVALAALAQPMRLRVFRVLVGAGPGGLTPGVLSATLDVPASTLSFHLKELVHAGLAAQERQGRHLIYRPTIEHMNALLAYLSAHCCQGTPVAGCTPFPATDCTDC, translated from the coding sequence ATGGACGAGAAGGCCGCCGTCGTCGCCCTCGCCGCGCTGGCCCAGCCGATGCGGCTGCGCGTGTTCCGCGTGTTGGTCGGGGCAGGGCCCGGCGGCCTGACGCCCGGTGTCCTGTCGGCCACCCTTGATGTGCCGGCGTCCACCCTGTCCTTTCATCTGAAGGAGTTGGTGCATGCCGGACTGGCGGCGCAGGAGCGCCAAGGCCGGCACCTCATCTACCGGCCCACCATCGAACACATGAACGCCCTGCTGGCCTACCTCAGCGCCCACTGCTGCCAGGGCACGCCGGTGGCGGGCTGCACACCGTTTCCCGCAACCGACTGCACCGACTGCTGA
- the arsB gene encoding ACR3 family arsenite efflux transporter, which produces MRTATAGGQSAAPAPMSVFERWLTIWVLLCIIAGIALGQWFPGPFRALGGWEVAQVNLPVGLLIWVMVIPMLLKVDFGSLRQVGQHWRGIGVTLFVNWAVKPFSMALLAWVFVRHVFAPWLPADQADSYVAGLILLAAAPCTAMVFVWSRLTGGHALFTLSQVALNDLIMVFAFAPIVALLLGLSAITVPWDTLIISVLLYIVVPVVLAQVWRKALQRRGHGALEAVLQAIGPWSIAALLATLVLLFAFQGEAILTQPLVIAMLAVPILLQVFFNSGLAYWLNRRLGEAHSVACPSALIGASNFFELAVAAAISLFGFESGAALATVVGVLIEVPVMLLVVRWVNRSRAWYERGAGRPA; this is translated from the coding sequence ATGCGCACTGCCACGGCGGGCGGGCAGAGCGCCGCCCCCGCGCCCATGAGCGTGTTCGAGCGCTGGCTGACGATCTGGGTGCTGCTCTGCATCATCGCCGGCATTGCACTGGGCCAGTGGTTTCCGGGCCCTTTCCGCGCGCTCGGCGGCTGGGAGGTGGCGCAGGTCAACCTGCCGGTGGGGCTGCTGATCTGGGTCATGGTCATCCCCATGCTGCTGAAGGTGGACTTCGGCTCGCTACGGCAGGTGGGACAGCACTGGCGGGGCATCGGCGTCACGCTCTTCGTCAACTGGGCGGTCAAGCCATTCTCGATGGCGCTGCTGGCCTGGGTGTTCGTCCGTCATGTCTTTGCCCCCTGGCTGCCGGCGGACCAGGCCGACAGCTATGTCGCCGGCCTGATCCTGCTGGCCGCCGCGCCCTGCACCGCCATGGTCTTCGTCTGGAGCCGGCTGACCGGGGGCCATGCGCTGTTCACGCTCAGCCAGGTGGCGCTGAACGACCTCATCATGGTGTTCGCCTTCGCGCCCATCGTGGCGCTGCTGCTGGGGCTGTCTGCCATCACCGTGCCGTGGGACACGCTGATCATCTCGGTGCTGCTCTACATCGTGGTGCCGGTGGTGCTGGCCCAGGTCTGGCGTAAGGCGCTGCAGCGGCGCGGCCACGGCGCGCTGGAGGCGGTGCTGCAGGCCATCGGTCCCTGGTCCATCGCGGCGCTGCTGGCCACCCTGGTGCTGCTGTTCGCCTTCCAGGGCGAGGCCATCCTCACGCAGCCGCTGGTCATCGCCATGCTGGCGGTGCCCATCCTGCTGCAGGTGTTCTTCAATTCGGGGCTGGCCTATTGGCTGAACCGGCGGCTGGGCGAGGCGCACAGCGTGGCCTGCCCGTCGGCGCTCATCGGCGCCAGCAACTTCTTCGAGCTGGCCGTGGCCGCGGCCATCAGTCTGTTCGGCTTCGAGTCGGGGGCGGCGCTGGCCACCGTCGTCGGTGTGCTGATCGAGGTGCCGGTGATGCTGCTGGTGGTGCGCTGGGTCAACCGTAGCCGCGCCTGGTATGAGCGGGGTGCCGGCCGGCCGGCATGA
- a CDS encoding copper-transporting P-type ATPase: MQHERNHHGGDHTHPAQHHHHAPQDTSAKTQAGHAGGQAEYTCPMHPQVRQIGPGNCPICGMALEPVLATADTGPSPELTDMTHRFWIGLAMTLPVVLLEMGSHLFDLHRVVSPRLGNWLQLLFASPVVLWAGWPFFVRGAASVQHRSLNMFTLIALGTGAAWLYSLVATVAPGLFPVQFRGMGGAVAVYFEAAAVITVLVLLGQVLELRAREKTSGAIRALLDLAPKTAVKVAADGSDETVPIDTITAGDRLRVRPGEKVPVDGELTEGKGTVDESMVTGEPMPVPKAPGAKVTAGTLNQTGGFVMRGEKVGADTLLAQIVHMVASAQRSRAPIQRMADQVAGWFVPVVIVVALLTFAVWLVWGPSPAFSYALITAVAVLIIACPCALGLATPMSIMVGVGKGAQNGVLIRDAEALERLEKIDTLVVDKTGTLTEGKPKVVHVEPAPGFDSDELLRQLASVERASEHPLAMAIVGAAHERGLRLAEVADFDSPVGKGVVGTVEGQAVASGSAKFLAEQWVDVAALSAGAEAQRAKAASVVFVAIDGRLAGFVAIADPVKPTTARAILALKAAGVRVVMLTGDSKTTAEAVGRELDIDEVIAEVFPEDKAAVVQRLQREGRVVAMAGDGVNDAPALAAADVGIAMGTGTDVAMESAGVTLLKGDLLGIVRAQRLSAATMRNIRQNLFLSFAYNVAGIPLAAGVLYPFFGLLLSPVVAAAAMALSSVSVIGNALRLRAARVD; the protein is encoded by the coding sequence ATGCAGCACGAACGCAACCACCACGGTGGCGACCACACCCACCCTGCCCAGCACCACCACCACGCCCCCCAGGACACGTCGGCGAAGACGCAGGCCGGCCATGCTGGCGGCCAAGCCGAGTACACCTGCCCGATGCACCCGCAGGTGCGCCAGATCGGGCCCGGCAACTGCCCCATCTGCGGCATGGCGCTGGAGCCGGTGCTGGCCACCGCCGACACCGGGCCGAGCCCCGAACTGACCGACATGACGCACCGGTTCTGGATCGGGCTTGCCATGACCCTGCCGGTGGTGCTGCTGGAGATGGGCTCGCACCTGTTCGACCTGCATCGCGTCGTCTCACCGCGGCTCGGCAACTGGCTGCAGTTGCTCTTCGCTTCGCCCGTCGTGCTGTGGGCCGGCTGGCCGTTCTTCGTGCGCGGTGCCGCCTCGGTGCAGCACCGCAGCCTGAACATGTTCACCCTGATCGCGCTCGGCACCGGCGCCGCGTGGCTGTACAGCCTCGTTGCCACCGTCGCTCCCGGGCTGTTCCCGGTGCAGTTCCGCGGCATGGGCGGCGCCGTCGCGGTGTACTTCGAGGCGGCGGCCGTCATCACCGTGCTGGTGCTGCTGGGGCAGGTGCTTGAGTTGCGGGCGCGCGAGAAGACCTCGGGCGCCATCCGCGCCCTGCTCGACCTGGCGCCGAAGACCGCGGTCAAGGTGGCCGCCGACGGCAGCGACGAGACGGTGCCGATCGACACCATCACCGCCGGCGACCGGCTGCGGGTGCGCCCCGGTGAGAAGGTACCGGTCGACGGCGAGTTGACCGAAGGCAAGGGCACGGTCGACGAGTCGATGGTCACCGGCGAGCCGATGCCGGTGCCGAAGGCGCCCGGCGCGAAGGTGACCGCGGGCACGCTGAACCAGACCGGCGGCTTCGTCATGCGCGGCGAAAAGGTCGGCGCCGACACCCTGCTCGCGCAGATCGTGCACATGGTCGCCTCGGCGCAGCGCAGCCGCGCGCCGATCCAGCGCATGGCCGATCAGGTGGCCGGCTGGTTCGTGCCGGTGGTCATCGTCGTCGCGCTGCTGACCTTTGCGGTGTGGCTCGTCTGGGGGCCGAGCCCTGCGTTCTCCTACGCGCTGATCACCGCAGTCGCCGTGCTGATCATCGCCTGCCCCTGCGCGCTGGGCCTGGCGACGCCGATGTCGATCATGGTCGGCGTCGGCAAGGGCGCGCAGAACGGCGTGCTGATCCGCGACGCCGAGGCGCTGGAACGCCTGGAGAAGATCGACACGCTGGTGGTGGACAAGACCGGCACGCTGACCGAAGGCAAACCGAAGGTCGTGCACGTCGAGCCGGCACCGGGCTTCGACTCGGACGAGCTGCTGCGCCAGCTGGCGAGCGTCGAGCGCGCGAGTGAGCATCCGCTGGCGATGGCGATCGTCGGCGCGGCACATGAACGCGGGCTGCGACTGGCCGAGGTGGCCGACTTCGATTCGCCGGTCGGCAAGGGCGTGGTCGGGACGGTCGAAGGCCAGGCCGTCGCGTCCGGCAGCGCGAAGTTCCTCGCCGAGCAGTGGGTCGACGTGGCCGCGCTGTCGGCCGGGGCCGAGGCGCAGCGCGCAAAGGCGGCGTCGGTCGTCTTCGTCGCCATCGACGGCCGCCTCGCTGGCTTCGTCGCGATCGCCGACCCGGTCAAGCCGACCACGGCGCGGGCGATCCTGGCGCTGAAGGCGGCCGGTGTCCGCGTCGTCATGCTGACGGGCGACAGCAAGACCACCGCCGAGGCCGTTGGTCGCGAACTCGACATCGACGAAGTCATCGCCGAAGTCTTTCCCGAAGACAAGGCCGCGGTCGTGCAGCGCCTGCAGCGTGAGGGCCGCGTTGTCGCGATGGCGGGTGACGGCGTCAACGACGCGCCCGCACTGGCCGCCGCCGACGTCGGCATCGCGATGGGCACCGGCACCGACGTGGCGATGGAAAGTGCCGGCGTCACGCTGCTGAAGGGCGACCTGCTCGGCATCGTGCGCGCCCAGCGGCTCTCGGCGGCGACGATGCGCAACATCCGGCAGAACCTGTTCCTGTCCTTCGCCTACAACGTGGCCGGCATCCCGCTGGCAGCGGGGGTGCTGTACCCGTTCTTCGGCCTGCTGCTCTCACCGGTGGTGGCCGCGGCAGCGATGGCGCTGTCGTCGGTCAGCGTGATCGGCAATGCGCTGCGGCTGCGGGCGGCGCGGGTGGACTGA